In Patescibacteria group bacterium, the sequence GTACCGAGATGAGCTGACCCTAAATCCCGCGCTACCTTTTGAGCGTTAGTGAGGACTTTCTTAGCATTGGTGGTGAATTTATCTAAATAGTTATAACCATTCATATTCTATTTATACCACCGTTTGCGGAAACTACGCGGCAGCTTCCCCGGACTCTGATTTATTTTCCTCAGTGGGAGCGGATTCTTCGGAAACTTCGGGTACAGATTCAGGAATAGCGATATTTTCCGGCTCAGTTACCGCTTCATCGCCAGCCGGAGGTGTTTCGGTACCTCCAATCGGCGGCATCCCTTCTTTATCCACTTCGATCTGATAACCAGTCAAGCGGCTAGCTAACCTGACATTCTGACCAGCCTTGCCGATAGCTAAAGATAACTGGTCACTATCTACTTTGATCTTGGCCGCTTTGAGTGATTCGTTAATTTCTACTTCCCGCACTTTAGCCGGGGCCAGCGAATTGACAATAAAGGCTTTAGGATCAGCATCCCATAAGACAATATCAATTTTTTCATCGCCGATTTCTGCCATCACCGCTTGTACCCGCACTCCCCGCCGACCGACTAACGAACCTACGGGATCGATAGATTCCTGGTGAGAAATCACCGCTACTTTAGACCTGACTCCCGCTTCCCGGGCGATAGCTTTCAACTCCACGGTGCCAGCGGTAATTTCGGGCACTTCCATTTCAAACAATTTTTTAATCATATCAGGATGGGCTCGCGAGAGCACGACTTGGGGATCCTTTCCTCCCGTCTGAGCTTCTACCACATAAACCTTTAAACGCTGACCCACATAATACCGATCGGAGCGCGATTGCTCGGAAGGAAATAAAATGCCGGAGGCTTTGCCGATATCGATCATCACCACGTCGCCTTCAATCCGCTGCACTGTGCCAGTAATCAACTGGCCTTCTTTGGATTTATATTCTTGGAAGATCACATCACGCTCAGCTTCCCGGAGACGTTGCAAAATAACTTGTTTAGCGGTTTGGGCAGCAACGCGACCATACTCGGCCGGTGGAAAAACTTCTTCCCGAATTTCGCCATCAATTTGCGCATCGGGATTAACCTTCTGGGCGTCTTCTAAAGAAATTTCCCGCATCGGTTCTTCAACTGTTTCGACAATTTTATGCACAATAAATAGCCGCACTTTTTCCGAAGTGGGGTCGATGGTAGCCGCAATCATTTGCTCCTTTTGCCCAAAATCTTTCCGGTAGGCGGCGGCGATTGCGGCGGCGACGGTATCTAAAATTACTTCCTTACTGATGCCTTTTTCTTCGGCGATTTGATTGATCGCTGACAAAAATTGTGAATCCATAATACTCCTTAGGTTTTAAAAAAGTGGGCGCACCCACTTTCAGAATACTCCCAGTTTAAAACTAGGGACAAGAAATGTCAAGACTAGAAGGCATTAGGGATAAAATTAACCTGATAGCGTCGGCGCCAAGTCTGGTAGAGAACCTCAACTACCCCAAAAGCGACCGGCCCCCGGTAATGCCCGGCAGATAGATAGTATAAGGCCAGTCGCCGTAATTTGTTTTGCTTGCGTAGTGTCACTGACTCAGCCGGCCAACCCCTCTTAATACTGGTACGGGTTTTCACTTCGATAAAATACAAAACTCCGCGATGAGTAGCAATAAGATCAATTTCACCTAAGTAACATTTGTAATTTTTAGCTAAAATCTGGAAATTACTAGCCAGCAAAAACTTTTCGGCAACCGTTTCTCCAGCCTTACCTAAACTCAAATTTAGCACTTAATCTCTAAATTAGACCGCATAGAAATGGCTTCTTTAATAGGACGGTAGCTTTTACGATGCCACTCGCAAATGCCGTGTTC encodes:
- the nusA gene encoding transcription termination factor NusA; translation: MDSQFLSAINQIAEEKGISKEVILDTVAAAIAAAYRKDFGQKEQMIAATIDPTSEKVRLFIVHKIVETVEEPMREISLEDAQKVNPDAQIDGEIREEVFPPAEYGRVAAQTAKQVILQRLREAERDVIFQEYKSKEGQLITGTVQRIEGDVVMIDIGKASGILFPSEQSRSDRYYVGQRLKVYVVEAQTGGKDPQVVLSRAHPDMIKKLFEMEVPEITAGTVELKAIAREAGVRSKVAVISHQESIDPVGSLVGRRGVRVQAVMAEIGDEKIDIVLWDADPKAFIVNSLAPAKVREVEINESLKAAKIKVDSDQLSLAIGKAGQNVRLASRLTGYQIEVDKEGMPPIGGTETPPAGDEAVTEPENIAIPESVPEVSEESAPTEENKSESGEAAA
- a CDS encoding YraN family protein, yielding MSLGKAGETVAEKFLLASNFQILAKNYKCYLGEIDLIATHRGVLYFIEVKTRTSIKRGWPAESVTLRKQNKLRRLALYYLSAGHYRGPVAFGVVEVLYQTWRRRYQVNFIPNAF